taatttgacctaaacttatcatttaattttttttttaataaaaactaattatgtgtagattgatgacataattttttttcaaaaacataaaaacataaaagttactaaataaataaaatcaattaatatttcaagtttattgaCTAGATTgagtacaaattaattgaaaaatacaaaaaaaaaactcaaatcttttaaaaaaaatacatttttagaaTCTAAGCAGTGTAATTCGAAATTGGTtttaattttgtcaaaaaattctCTGATAATGGGCATGAAAAATATAGCAGAAGCCAATATTTGAGCATGTCACTGATACAAGATTGAACTTGCaggtccaaggctaagggttgggCATTCCATTCCTATCCTGAAACTAAACCCGATGCACATGGCaagatttattttcaaaatttaattaacGGGGCCTTGTTCTTAAAACGGAGCGTTGTTATGTTTTTGACCGTTAAAATGAGTTTGTAgcatttagaagaaaaaaaaagctTTTACAAAACGAGGCACCGTTTTTTACATAATGGGGCCCCATTATTGCTACCTTTCACTATTCCTACTTTTTAGACAAAAGTTGTCCATGTGATCCTCACCTGCATAATACCTATAAATAATGAgctttctttcagttcatttttcTACATGATCATTTGTAGAAAAATGGTTAGAAgtataattatttcaaaatttattatattttcaatTCTTCTTATCAAAAATATATCTAGAAAATGATTTACCTTTACCATGACTCATTTTATTTACCATTTTGTTGAGGTTCTTCAATTTACTTATTCACTATCATCCATAGAACTTTTTAGATTATTGACTATAAATTATCAATTGACAAAACTACTTCCATCAAAGAACCTTTATTAAAAGAAACTTCCTTCAAAAAACACTAGATGTGTCACTTGATGATTGACTTGTAATGGATCCAGACCCTTCCCATactaatctaatcaaaacattgtTCAAATAACTAGATTAAATCATTTGAAATTTTATCTAACTAAATAAAAGTCTATATAACAAACATTTCAGCCTTATAATATTAGAAAACATAACAACTACTAACAGAAGAAAGTAAGTATTCTGTTGTTTTTGTTGCTACTTGTCTGTTATGGCTTTGCTTCTAGTTTGTCTTTAAAGACTCTTTCGTTCTAGTTTATCTTTAAAGACTGTTTCATTTTGTATGGATTTTAGATCCGTGTAACACATGTTTTACAGTGATAAAAAACAAAAGAAAGTAAATAGAATTAAATGACTGAATAAAAATAGTATATTATCATAACTTTGACTGAATAAAAATAGTATATTATCATAACTTGGACCATTACATTCAACACAATACCTAGCACTCTGTGCACAATTATATACTTAATGTTTTCTTTACAAGATAAAATCTGGCGACTCTCTATTTCTATAGTAGATTCCTTAATCAGAAATATTCTAATTTCTGACTTATTGTATCCTAGATTGTTTTTTAAAAGACAGTTCTACGGAATAATTTTAATACAAATTATATTTTCTAACAACCTCTATGGGATAAACATCTCGAAGTCCACAGAGCCATCCTTGAGAAGCATATAGCCTCCATTATACGTTTCCAAATGATTGGACAAAGCCTTCAAATCTATATCCTCATGATGACAGGATTTGCACACAAAGTAAAGCACAGCATGAGTGAGCAGCCACACTAAATCAACAACACACTGTAACAATACCACCATCACAATAAAGCCTACGCTCATCAGCTGCTGCCCCTTTCCATACACTGAATAGCTCTGAACCCCACCAATAACGACCATGAAAAGCCCGTACAAAATATTCAGCGTCAACGCCGTGCCCCGCTTTCCTTTTATTAGTTGGTTGCTCTTCTTCACGGCGCTCAATCCTTGTTTATCTTCCACCACACACACCACGCTGGCAAGCTGCCACAACAAGGTGATGTACACGTAGAAAGGAAAAGCAACGATGAAAATAAGGAAGACCCCAACGATAAGGGTCTCTTTCTTCAATCCAAACGCTCCATATATCAAGATCCAGAAAGTCAGAGCAACCACTGTGACCACATGGTATAGAAACATAATGAGGAAAAACCAGAGAAAAGTCAGGATGAGGCGCTTCCATACCCTGGGTACGATTCTCATAATCTTTGTATACACCAATTCCTTGCCTGCGTAAGTGGCTGCCACGGTGTACACCACTGCCGACCTAGACAGGAGCGAGAAGGCAAAGACTAGGGTTACGTACAGCGCCGTCATCAGTAAAAGCTCCGCAATTTGGAAGTGCAAGTTATGGCGGATGCTTTCTGCAGCAGGGCTGCTCACCTCTATCCCCGATAGTGCAACGTTCATCATGATTTTGCTGAGGAGGGGCTCTGAGATTAAACGGTAGACCTGGATTATAAAGGGAAGAGGCAGCAGTAGGGTGAGGGCAATGCCTCCCAGGAGTTTCGCCTCACGGCGCACGATTTTGCACGCCTCTCCCACGATTCCAAAGGCATCCAGAAAATGAAATTCTGCTGCTTCTCCATCCATCACTAATATAGCTAATATAGCTGCGAAATTTGGTACTCCTTCGTATTTGTTAACACGGAAGTGATTTGCAGGTAGTATATATAGCGCTACACCACAGATGAAGGTTATGCGTGGAAAGAATCAACCAGATTTTTGTCAATCAGGGCCCCACGACGCAGGTTCCAGGAAATACACTTGTCTTAATTTTGCGTTTTTGAGCCGGTAAAGACTTTTACAGTGGCAAGAATCAACCAGATTTTTGTCAATCAGGGCCCCAGGATGCAGGTTCCAGGAAATACACTTGTCTTAATTTTGCGTTTTTGTCTACCATAGATTATTTCCGGAAAGGACTCTAGAAAAGAATGAAATAATAACAAGGacaaacatttttatccttagagcaaatatataattattataacTATTCATATTTCATTTGACGTAAGACAATCGTAAGTAAGAAAGGTATTAGAATATTTTTTTAGAAATTTAATAGTATTTAGTTAGAAAATTTAATGGAGATGTGTAAAGACGTAAATTATTCTATATTCAAATAAGACATAATATActttttattcttaaataaactcaaaaATCAGTTAATAGGTTTATTTCTTAAATCAAATTATCCCAAGCTTGTTaaatcaaaataacaataatagatTTCAAtaggagataaaaaaaaattcataaacatGTAGAAATATCATGTTACATATCTTTATACCATGCTTAGGCTTTCTATTGCCATAAGTATAATTCAAACATAAAAGAAAGAGAGATGCGTCTGTTGATCTCCAATTTGAGTTGCTTCAATTCAGTCCttcgaatgaagacgagaacaagaatcaggcgtTTTTTCCGCCCAACcctgaagcttacgcttccccgtaattcttagtcaatcaagaatactcgaccctgcacaaattgcttagcaaaaagaattcgaaagacaagatggaatatggtgcatgcctagatgatacatgcattttcatttttctaattccattaagaaacaaacaaaatcaatcaaggatatggtagagagcataaataaaagaattccatctatttcaatagTTTATTCAATTGAATTACTCAGtgaagtataatgccatgcatagcaaaaaatatatagtttggaaaagcaaactattctctctaggATTCCATATTCGACACCTATCCTCGAAGGTAAGTTTCCCTAtccacaagcctatctagcttggttcatataaatcaagaatacaatttcataaagaagacaatctttatTTAATATCAATAACAACATTCTTATTACTTTCGATAATAGATTAAACACTCTTTCATTGAAGTACAATCAGACATATTTGATAACAATCTTTCTTTGATTAACAATCACGCATATTTGATAAACAAACATTCATTTCTAAACTAAAAAGTAAATCAACTACTTAGTTTAAGAAAGAAGGTGTAgtgcatgcattaatctttacataTAAATGAGTTAAATGAGTACATATTCTTTAAAGATTAACTAAAGCAATCTATCATGCACGTCCTGTCATGCATCTACCATGCATGTTCAATGTTATTTTATCAAATATACCTCATAATGCATTTCCCTATATGACTATTCAAAAGAAAGTTCAAGGAATTTTAATCGAATCATGGATTGTCTCAATCAAATTCTATTctaacaaatattgtattacttcATGTCTTACTCACTATCCTTTCTAAATGCATATTGACCaaagaattgaagtagatcctacctccttatgctcttgttactggcttgaggtgatGGACTTTCTTTCCTGCTCAAATCTGCCTACTCCTCTCTTTCAAGATGGTTCACAAACCCCTGTCGCTCTCCAACTATCGATTCTTCTACTAATTCTATCCTCTCTATCCTCCctatccttcttttctatctcttttcttCCTAGAATTTCATCTCTACTCTCTCAATTCTCTCTTGTCGTTCTTCTTATGTTGTTCTTCCTTCTGTCGTTCTTACTATGctcttcttctctattttctttCGAGCCTCTTCTATTACTTATACTGCTCTCAATCTAAATTAGTTGCTAAAACTTTGGCTTTAACTTAGCCATGACATCGACACCTCTGATAAACATTCAAGGTTCTCTTAGTTCTAATGACTTAGAACTCTACTGGTTTTCATACTTGTCAACTAGGCTAGCTTCTCTAAATGACAAATCTTGAACACCTATGCCTACATCTAATCCTTTCCTTGACTTAGCTTAGGGTTCTGTTTAACAACTAAGCATGATATATTTGTAGATCTTCCTAGCTCTCAGGTTATTTACCCTTATCGACACGTCTCCTAGTCCATTGGCCATCGTCTTCTGTTTACTATAGTGGTGGAGTGCTAAGTCACTTACTTCCTGTCGTGGGTCATGGGGAGTTAAGTTGACAATCGACTCTTCTGCTACACCAAGGGTCAGGGAGTATGGCCAAGCCAACCAAAGTGGCTCGACTATCAGCTTCTAACAGTCAATATCAAACCCGCCACCTTTTTCTATATGATGCATAAACATGTTTAATAaaacaatattatatataataatatatataatacatGGCTTTATTACatgttaaaataaaaagaaaacctagTGAATCaataagatatttaataatttaatttaatatatttaattaaattgaattgaatgcaaactaCCATGAGAATGTATGTAAAATTAAATTAGGTAGCctacataaaaataaatttattcaaaAGATCATGAAAATGATACTCATAAGGATATATGGATGTTGCTTCCTAAAAAATACTCCTTTCAAATGACTCTACCATCCTAGAAGCAACTGATTAATAACCCACATttaaattaagaataaattatCCATAACCAACTAAAAAGAAAAGATGACAGAGTTGAGAGATATTATTCTTGGAATGGAAAGGGTTGATAGATTTTCCTTCTCCTTAAGATCATAGAGGACTTGACTATAATAATAAACTcaaaattatttatttgtgaaCCTCCTTTCACTTCCACATTTCTATCACTATGAGTATATTTACAAATTTCATGAAAGAAAAAAAGAATTAGCTTTAGTTATTCTAACAAAGGTGGAACAAAAGTCTCCCAATTGACATAGAAAATTAACTagtgaagaaatcaatttaaaataatagTTTCAGAGTTCTATTTATAAAGTTAGTATAATGCTTCTAAAAGTTTCAATAGATAAGAAATAAATCAGTTTTTACAAGACACATGAGCATACATAGATTTCTTATTGTAAATGATGTTACAAATTTAGGCATCTCATGCTTATATACTTATTATAATTATTTGTAGTTGTTAAATATGTATATTATTAAACACTTGTCATCCACCAAAATAGGATGTGAAAATTTTAAATCGGTTCTTATGTGACATGTCCATGCTTTCTGAAATGagatattaattattaaaatatgcCCACTTAGTGCTATATTATGAAATTCTTAATTTAATGATGTTATGATATATTCTTTGAAAATTGTAAGAGCAAAAAACAATAGAGGTTACTTTAGATGTGATGAACATCTTATATGATAAATTATGATAGATttcttttttattaaaataagtggggaagggccccaacCCTTGTAGATTAGAAGTAAAGCATAAAAAATAAAAGGTGGTTATCGAAAAAAAACAACAGAGTTACTAAAGAGGTAATGAAAGTTATGATTAAGAAAAACCTTTACATGTTTGTTCCTTTTTAGAACTAGGAGAAACCTGAGCCAaattatatctttctatattggatgaaaaattagatttttagaaTTTAAGCCTTGTAAATTAGAAAATGACCTAATTTTCCAAAAAATACATTAAACAAAGGGAGAATTCAATTGATCCGATGTCAAAGGGTTAaaccacaatagtgggttacactttttttgccaactttgacaatgCAATattaatttttagaaaaaaaataaaaaaaattcacattcagacacctattactacaaaaccataaggaatttgtagatgatgtgaactagtgatttgtgaaatTTTGTGTATTGATTCTAAatatactttttgaaattttttggaaatgaaatttgttttcatttttctatctccctcgaaaactatttttttataaaaaaagaaaCATTTTTAAAGAGTTATACTCATTTGGTATGGCATAACGTTTTTTATAAAatggatatgaatgtgattctttgtAATTTAGATTTGtgacatccatatctaatgttttcatatttaatattttatgAAGTTTTAAAGtcaagttaactgtaattttgacatatgttcatttggttgcttgtaacttgttgtgtatatatagaagttcatttttttttgttagaaagtgGACTTCAATACCTATTgcgtagatatttttcaaaaacaaaatcacttgtttactatttttccataagcattgaacttagaagttgatgtttggtgtgaaacctatgtttagttaatctaaaaaaaaatcataataaatccaatatatattaaaataataataattggaaGGCTTTCTTcgagtactactatcatgcatttaggtttgtcaaaattcatcaaTTTGAGCCTCCAATTTGAGCTTCAAAGGCCAAAACATTGCAAAAACCAGGAGAGTTTGGGAGTGAGATCTCTAGCAAGCGGGTTTGATAGAAGATATATTCTATCAAAAAGGGTTCAATTGAAAGTggtaaaaattatgttttggacaAACGAGTGCAGtttcttcatccaaaaaagtgtaacccactattgtgggttcaccccaaAGGATTGAATGGAGATCAATTTATTTTTCCCTTTTTTAGTTAAAATTTATTTGAATGtatttgaatgctagatctagggtaaAGTATAGAgcattaaaattaaaaaacaagaacaagaagtttGAGAGGAAGAAATAGAGGAGCACTTGTGACAACAAGTTTGGCCCAAAAGTGAGGGGTTGTTGGCAATTAGCAATCTGGTCCCTAATGTCAGATGCAAACAGACAAAAATATTTTGGCATCAAGATGTCGCTCAAAATCTATTCACAAAATATTGTCAAATTTATTTGGGTTTGTGTGGAAATTAGTTACCTTGTACTCTAATTTTTGTCTCTACAAAAATCAGAATTGATCACCATCATCTCCTTTGTTAGAATCTTCATCTGTGGCTCCTAGATCTATCACTTGCAcacaaaaaagaaggaaaatggtgtTGATAATAGGgatttaccttaggtcaaaccacaagtttggaattaacccttcaATTGAATTGAAATATTGAATGATATTCTTTAGATTTGTTGCAATTAATAATGGATGACGATTCAATTCTCTTTAGATGCAATCACAAGTGTTGGTGCAATAAAATGACTTGACataacatgaacatgaatgacctaatcaaacacaaatCATTGCATTAAGATTGATGTATAGATATGTTGGTCTACGATTCTTGAAGGAAATGGTGGGATGAAATActaccttgaatgcttgagaatggttgatgatgaatTCTTACAATATTGGTGGATTGTGGATGAAGTTATATGAAAATAAATAGGAAGAATACATTGTAAACCATTACCACCTAAGAAGGTAAGCGCACTTACCAATTTAAATTAGGTTTGATCTAAGGAGGACTAGGATTCCCTAGGCTCCATGGTCCACCAAAAATAGAGAAGATAAGTGGGAGATCGGGGCGCATAGCTTGAGGCACAAATTTAGTTATTCATGTAGAAAAATAACATTATTTTTTAGGTGAAAAGGTGATAAATGGACCTAGGAGAGAGATAATATATGTCACACTAAATTAGGAGCACAAAAGTTGATATAAATTGTGTGGGGTTATAATTTATGATGATAAAAATATCTCCCACTTTAGGTGGAGTGTGAGCCTATGCACATACTCAAGGTAAAGTAAtaagaagagagatagagagagataagcAACTAAGAGCTAGATCACAAAGAGTTAAGACATCACTAAATTTGTGGAAACAAGCCCCCAAGCTTATTTTCTTAACTCATACAATCTTATGCAAGGACACACAAGACAAAGGAAAAAGACAcacaaaaagacaaaagacacaaaggggttagtactaaaactAGAATCCAAATCAACTAGTCGAAGATACCTCGATAGTCAAAATTTCTCAACAtctaatatcattctcaaaatgctattgcaagagcacaagtggtcacatggaaaCAACAATATCATGCATCAAGTAATGGACCCTGATTTAATGACTACAAAGGTATGTTATGCTTATGGGTTCATGGGGGAGAGAAAAGGGAAATCATGGATTCCAAGATCTAGTAAACTGAGTTATGTTAGGTGATTcatgataggaaaaagaaatagGGAATGCGGATGCCATGAGCTATAAAACTATGTTATGCTTGGTGATCCATGGAAACTCAAATCCTCACaagacaacaagttgtgttatatTGTGTAATCCATGCAAGAAGGAAGAGTCAAGTAGCAAGATGTGTTGTGATAGTTCCACTCATCGTAAAAATGTAGTAAAAGGAGGGTTGAATGTCTTAGCTCAAGTTGTGTTATTCTAGTCAACCTACCTTAAACAAGTGTAAAAAGGAAGCATTAAAAGGTcgagcaagttgtgttatgctattcAACTCATCCTACTAAGATGTTTTCTGGTTTCAACAGTTAAGTATCTCAGCTAAGGCTTTGTTTTGGTTTCATGCTCATCTAAAACTTTATTTTTGTTTTGAGAATGTAACAACTTGTATAATACATATAGtacaaaatgtctagtttcaagaatgaaacaTTTAGTCTAAAACTTTGGTCTGGTTGCAAGCATGTACATATCATCTAAGACATAAGAATAacgaaaaaaaatattttgttcaTAATTAAATCTACaaacttgaattgaaaaaggataaaCAAGAAATACATCATGCAAGGAAATCTACCACTTGAATTAAACATATGCTACAAGGAGGCCATGATGTGTTCCCTCCCTAAGatttcaacatagccctatgttgatgtcttaaggaaaaaATAGACACAAGGGTACACACATTCTACACCAAGGAGAtattatttaggaaataatgtACATAACTCGAAGTTAAAGATGCATAACTCTTATGAGCAAGGAAAATATATctataaaagagatatcttgcaacaagtgtaaagggatcctatTAAGGGATACAAAGAGAAAGAGACATTTACATAAAGATGTCTACTTCAAGAATAGAGGTGGTATTTAATAAGGATAACATATTTGGAAGGAGAAGGGGACTAAGAATACACAACTTCCCCAATgctaggaaaaagtggattcttagtgaaggattgcaccCATTCACTAAGGAACGATTATTCATAAGAAGACATACTATCTGAAAAAAAATTGTCCAACCAAGGGACATATATGTATTCATATGGAGAACCACTCTATGTAAGAACATGGACCtcaagttatgaaaaatacaactcaATAGAGGAAGTGGCAATGTTTGGAAGGAAAGTTGCTGAAGGTAAGACAAATTAGAGAAAAAAGCAACTAGACCAAAATGATAAGGCAATTACCTAAAGTAGGGAACATTAAGAAACACACATAGAAGAACAAGTGAATATATAAAATTACTTCTTGAGAATGGACCATCTCTCATAAGACACAAATAAATTTGTATCTCCTACTCTTATCAAGATAGTCGACAAGTGCAAGACCGCATATATAAAAAACATATATACTATTGACTTGAACTCTGAGGTTATGGAACTTCCCCTACTAGCTGGTTATGGGTGACTCTCACACACATTTGGAAATGTGTAAGGATGTATAATAGATAgacaaaacaaaataaaaggatGATGACTCTCTACCTAAAGACCTTAACATCAAACATATAAAATATTAGTCCCCTAATGAGGAAAATAGtattgttgaagtatttattgacTTTAATAGCCCTCTTTAATCTCCCCATATCTCTATTGAAAAGACCAATTGGATGATGGTTGGAAATAAAAATATTAAGTGTATTGGAGGTAAGAAAGTTGACATGGGAACAAAGTTGAAGAAAGGATGACCTACTCGTAAATAAACCTGACAAAGAGAAGCAACAAAGGATATATAACAATGGGAAAGTAGGGGACCTTGGACAATGTGTTTGGGgtaaaaataaccaaaaaatgaAGATACTATGTAAAAAAATTACAGAGCTAAATAACCCTCATAAACAACATATCTTGAGGTGTACTATTATTGACAATAAAATTGGTATACTTTTGTTATAGGAGACCAAGATGACTAAATCTATTTTTGCTAAAGTTGCTAATAAAATTTGGCCTAATGCAACCCTTACCATGTGAGGTCAGTAGATGGAGCCTTGGGAGGGATAGTGATTGTGTGGAACTCCCTCACTATTAGAGAGGATATGATTGATCACTATAAAAATAGTTTAATAGTGGCCTTTTTTGCATGTCTTTTAATGAGAATTAGAACCTCGCCAATATTTATGAATCTAACACAAGAACTACTAGAAAAATATTATAAGACAAAATTACATCTTTGATTAATTTCTATCAAGATTGTAACACAATATCTTGATTGATTATAGTGGGATAGACATGAACCCTTACATAACCACCACATAGGTGCACAGATAGGAGGAAGTCACAAGCAGTGAGGTGACCCAAACtacaaaattataaaaaatgacaaatccatttttgaaatgAGGCTTTTGATCAGAGCCAGGGGGACTAGGGGTCCCAACCTAGCATAATCACAGTAGAATAGAGGGGTTTAAGAAGGAACCACAAACCATCTTCTTGTAAAAACATCTTGAGATGGAAACAAAACAACCAAGAGCACATTCGACAgaatgtagattttgaaaggctTCTTGGGCCTCCTTGAACCAAGATAATCTTAGATAAGGAATGAGGCCACAAAGATATGGAGATATATAGAGACCTTGTGCTAGAATAATCACCTATCCATTCAAGTAGACCACTAAACATAATACCTAGAGAGTGGACTAGAACAAACAAACTCAAAGGGATTTGAAAGGCATCCCTAAACCTTTTACTACTTGAAAACCTCGTAAACAAAACATCATGGACCACCTCAATAGGTTTGTTGTCTATGGTACCATTGAGAATGAAGAGCCTAGTAGTAGATACAAACCTAATATTAGAATCCACCTTTATATAATCAACATGACCGAGACCATTCTTTGAATTCACCTCCATAAGAATCACCCAAGAAAGGCTAACCTAGATGACAAGTGGAGAAGGGGGCCAAATAAAAGAATGATGAAAGGGACATCTTCCACTAAAGGAGACTAGAGTCCACCATAGTATTATGACCATAAGAGGCAAAGGCCTTTCTAGTTAAACCCCTACAGGGTAACCAACCTTCAACATACGTCCACACCCAACCCAGAACTGGTAGTGAATAATTGCCTGCAAAAGGAACACCTCCTTTCATCGAAAACAaaaaagaacccccccccccccgccccccccccacAAAATCCCATCATCAATAGAGCCTAGCTCtcaaaaccataaaaaataaaataaaagagggCAATGTCTGCTAGAAGCCCCAACGAACAACACAATCGACAAAAATATCCATGAAGGGGCCTTCACCCCATCCAACCACCTTAAAGAAAAAAAGGGGCCACAAATAAAAATACCACGAAACCCGAAAAAAATATAGAGAGAGGAACTCACAAGAAACAACCCACCATAGAAGCAAGGCGGTAACCAAACCAACAAAGGGTAAGGGCTAGAATCACTACACAAGACAGGAAAATGCTCCTCAATAATACTAGAAAGCATGCTATAAATAACCAATATTCACATAGAAATGACCAACCACCACAGGGAAAAGAAGACTAGGGTAAAAAAATAGCAGTCAAACAAAGAATCCCACACATGGTAGCCCAAAATTATGGGCCAATAAGGCAATCTGACCTAGAAACCCCACAAAGACGGAGGCAAATAGAATTGTAAAATAGTAGTCCATATTCTATAATCGATCCTCCACCCAAATATGGCAATGATGAGCAAGGCAAGGCACACTTTGTGCCATCCACAAGGTAAAGGGAAAACCACCATACCTAAAATAGAGGATAGGAGCCATGAAAGATCCCACCCATCATCATCAACCTTAGCATCCTCCTTTATATCCTCCCTTGCATCTCCCTCTCTTGAAAATACCCGACCTCCAGACGCTTCACTCCCACTTTACCTATTGTCTTACATTCCACTGTTTTTTCTTATATGATCGCCACATGATATTGGGATGAGACTTCAATACCCCTTTATTTACCTTAGAAAAACTACATGGTTTGGAGGACTATTGAGATAGTATGATATATTTGTTTATGTTTCTAAACATAATCTAGGGATAAAAGCACAAAAATGTATCACGTTTCAGGCTGACtaatcaacacaagtgaatttaagtaattctaactaaaaattaattttagtcaaacatatggtctatagagattcattatagctatcttatatatgggccacatcTTTTCCCATTGAAATCATctaataaatgtatattttataccactttgggtctaattaccaaattttttatttttattttttaacttgaTGTTTCAATAACTCCTACTCTTAtagataatattttttttcaaatgtaaaaatacccttttatagatctataagtaaattttccaaaatataagtcttttcatattttaattgtttttatttttattgaaattagataatcaacactaaaatataaggttgattatcttgtaaaggaaaaatactaaaatttatttaaatttttttaaaaaataaatgcactagagaaaaagtctatttcaagatgatataattattttctaatttggataaataattaagaaaaaggtgatgccaaatggaaagagttatatttcagtacacacaaattttcaaatttattaatatatatatatatataatagttaaGAAGACATTTTTGtgctaaagtttcaagttatcaattgtaaagcggaaaatcgcgatcgaaccctagttgctctcccctctttcaactccaaggagagagaagggagattcactagggttgatggttttcacttaggggagagactttacattcaaaagaggggttgaaacccacaagatccaatcccacacaatgcaagattggatgctaaatgtgtttcaagggttatgacagcaaggctaccctc
The nucleotide sequence above comes from Cryptomeria japonica chromosome 11, Sugi_1.0, whole genome shotgun sequence. Encoded proteins:
- the LOC131079016 gene encoding uncharacterized protein LOC131079016, translating into MDGEAAEFHFLDAFGIVGEACKIVRREAKLLGGIALTLLLPLPFIIQVYRLISEPLLSKIMMNVALSGIEVSSPAAESIRHNLHFQIAELLLMTALYVTLVFAFSLLSRSAVVYTVAATYAGKELVYTKIMRIVPRVWKRLILTFLWFFLIMFLYHVVTVVALTFWILIYGAFGLKKETLIVGVFLIFIVAFPFYVYITLLWQLASVVCVVEDKQGLSAVKKSNQLIKGKRGTALTLNILYGLFMVVIGGVQSYSVYGKGQQLMSVGFIVMVVLLQCVVDLVWLLTHAVLYFVCKSCHHEDIDLKALSNHLETYNGGYMLLKDGSVDFEMFIP